AAGAAGGATAACCTTCAACCCCTGTTTGGCAAGGTAATAACCGGTGGCAGCGCCGATAATACCGCCACCAATCACTATTGCATCAGCCGTTCTTTTCTTCATATTTATATGAAGCCAAAAGACCCAAAGCCAGGGGTTTTAGCGGTGGTCTTGAGCAGGGGAACCGCTGTTTTGCCACTGGAATGCCGGTCTCCTCCTCAATCAAGCGGGCAATGATTTTCAAACAGCCCCTGCCACCACAA
This window of the candidate division WOR-3 bacterium genome carries:
- a CDS encoding (2Fe-2S)-binding protein, with amino-acid sequence MKRSKRPVIVCRCEEITEDEVRRAIKRGYYSLEEIKRVLRTGMGHCGGRGCLKIIARLIEEETGIPVAKQRFPCSRPPLKPLALGLLASYKYEEKNG